One Natrinema marinum genomic window carries:
- a CDS encoding PAS domain S-box protein, producing the protein MVVAAVQIRTHVTVRQVALAILLGVLGGALVTGIGGPVAGLSALEPTVNPGPGVLLVGLAARSGSDRTGDIERLTDEVRQFVTRIDSDATPSDGEELELVDAGERTDFTIDRDDEVGRLSEVIDELAVAVRERERRRTESERRLERAQAFTDDMLDAVDDVVYLLDENGDLRRWNESLCAVTGYTDAEIESMHTLDFFDKSDHDLITDTIAEVFDEGAACVEVALRTKSGDRIPYEFVASTVENPAGEEIIAGVGRDVSERKAKEHHLERYKEFTNDVLDALDDVFYILDEDGDLRRWNESLCAVTGYTDAEVESMHALDFFDESSRGAIRDSIEEAFETGETRVEADLRTKSGDRIPYEFIASVLEAPDGRPVEVGIGRDITEREERERRLREREARLERTTHMLEQSQRLANVGAWELDLSTEPVDLRLTAEVRRIHGIAADRSVGLEEALEFYHPDDRPQIREAIDRAIEDGEPYDLELRIVTNDDEVRWVRTIGEPVYENGAESADGEVVTLRGSFQDITDRKERERELERSETIIQALGEMVYSLDEEGDFQFANDAITSIIGYEPADLIDEHVSTVMTPEDLEIARDRIRDLLRADEVSRTFEMDLETADGEVIEAENHMALLPMPDGEFAGAAGVVRDITERKERERRLRTTSARLEALFENSPDMINVLDTGGTIVDANRRLAEELGYAADELLGTKIWEHDRLVDADDAATLLEGMSVGERRKFEGEYQRCDGSTFPVEVHLIHIDLENENRFIAISRDITERKERERDLRETKRRLELALEGTNTGVWEWDLETDRVDWNETYEGLLGLEPGAFGGTFDAFEQRVHPDDVARVREEVGRAIENDELFQTEFRLRHEDGSWTWVGSRGRVVHDEDGSDRMVGINNDITQRKEQERELERTTELLEQAERIAGIGGWEFDVSADPPEVTLTDGLRRLYNLPQDVDISPELASSFPHPDDEALVRDTVDAALEEGKSYEIEHRMQTAEGDERWVRSLGEPVYRNGHEEPVAGTRDRPQPSDDIVGVRGTIQDVSDRKEHELALEALHSAARDLLGTETEREVAELVVDTADDILEASGMAVYHLDPAVNRLEPVAATDAFASLCDDAPGIAVGDGDSALWNAYVTGAATVVDDPASVDRSRVFGPTVESVVVVPIGDHGVFVVASADEPIDAAARRLIETLVATTEAAFDRLESEASLREREAELEERNRRLNRQIAITQLIRRIDQSIIGADSREEIERTVPERLLEADAVTFAWIGELDATGTRLEPRAWAGSRQEYLDDVGLGYDAATEPAVRTARSDAPTVVSNVVEGLQDEDWRRHALDRGFQSVISVPLSYAEYSYGVLTVYADEPDAFEDLERTVVTELGEGIANAITAVKTREALHAETLLELSLRIEGPDDLLSRITSMTGAHVEYEGLGTHAGDETLLFFETSGAPADDVRAALEETVSVTDYRLIGDADGDCRFEATVTGDVIASHLVRHGGSPRSMHADETGTEVTVDVPPGTDVREFVDMLQERYASVELQARRHVERSMQTRHELVTSLLEALTDRQREVLRTAYFAGFFDWPRGSTGEEIADMLGVSQPTVNRHLRVGQQRLLAALFEDESLVAVGE; encoded by the coding sequence ATGGTCGTCGCCGCGGTTCAGATCAGGACACACGTGACCGTCCGACAGGTGGCGCTCGCGATACTGCTCGGCGTGCTCGGTGGAGCGCTCGTCACCGGCATCGGCGGCCCGGTTGCGGGCCTCAGTGCGCTCGAGCCGACCGTCAATCCGGGACCGGGGGTGCTTCTGGTAGGCCTCGCCGCCCGGAGCGGATCGGACCGGACGGGTGATATCGAACGACTCACCGACGAAGTCCGTCAGTTCGTCACACGAATCGACAGCGACGCGACGCCGTCGGACGGCGAAGAACTCGAACTCGTCGACGCCGGCGAACGGACTGATTTCACGATCGACCGTGACGACGAGGTCGGTCGACTGTCGGAGGTGATCGACGAGTTGGCGGTGGCGGTCCGGGAGCGCGAACGTCGACGCACGGAGAGCGAGCGCCGCCTCGAGCGGGCACAGGCGTTCACCGACGACATGCTCGACGCCGTCGACGACGTCGTCTATCTGCTCGACGAGAACGGCGACCTCCGGCGGTGGAACGAGAGCCTCTGTGCGGTGACGGGCTATACGGACGCCGAGATCGAATCGATGCACACGCTGGATTTCTTCGACAAATCCGACCACGACCTGATCACGGACACGATAGCGGAGGTCTTCGACGAAGGGGCCGCATGCGTCGAAGTGGCCCTGCGGACGAAATCGGGCGATCGGATCCCCTACGAGTTCGTCGCGTCGACGGTCGAGAACCCGGCGGGAGAGGAGATCATCGCGGGTGTCGGCCGCGACGTCAGCGAACGGAAGGCCAAAGAGCACCATCTCGAGCGGTACAAGGAGTTCACGAACGACGTGCTAGACGCGCTGGACGACGTCTTCTACATCCTCGACGAGGACGGCGACCTCCGACGGTGGAACGAGAGCCTCTGTGCGGTGACGGGCTATACGGACGCCGAGGTCGAGTCGATGCATGCGCTGGACTTCTTCGACGAATCGAGTCGAGGTGCGATACGCGACTCGATCGAGGAGGCGTTCGAGACCGGTGAGACCCGCGTCGAAGCCGACCTGCGGACGAAGTCGGGCGATCGGATTCCCTACGAGTTCATCGCGTCGGTGCTCGAGGCGCCCGACGGCCGGCCGGTCGAGGTCGGTATCGGCCGAGACATCACCGAACGCGAGGAGCGAGAGCGCCGACTCCGCGAGCGCGAGGCGCGTCTCGAGCGGACCACGCACATGCTCGAGCAGTCCCAGCGGCTGGCAAACGTCGGTGCCTGGGAACTCGACCTGTCCACCGAGCCGGTCGATCTCCGGTTGACCGCAGAGGTCCGCCGAATACACGGCATCGCCGCCGATCGGTCGGTCGGGCTGGAAGAGGCACTCGAATTCTACCACCCCGACGACCGCCCGCAGATCCGCGAGGCGATCGACCGCGCGATCGAGGACGGCGAGCCGTACGATCTCGAACTCCGAATCGTCACGAACGACGACGAAGTACGGTGGGTCAGGACGATCGGCGAACCGGTCTACGAGAACGGAGCGGAGTCAGCCGACGGCGAGGTCGTCACGCTCCGCGGATCGTTTCAGGACATCACCGACCGCAAGGAGCGCGAGCGCGAACTCGAGCGCAGCGAGACCATCATTCAGGCCCTGGGCGAAATGGTGTACTCGCTGGACGAGGAGGGGGATTTCCAGTTCGCCAACGATGCGATCACGTCGATCATCGGTTACGAACCGGCCGACCTCATCGACGAACACGTCTCGACGGTGATGACGCCGGAGGATCTCGAGATCGCCCGAGACCGGATCCGTGACCTGCTTCGGGCCGACGAGGTCTCTCGGACGTTCGAGATGGACCTGGAGACCGCCGACGGCGAAGTGATCGAGGCGGAAAACCACATGGCGCTGTTGCCGATGCCCGACGGGGAGTTCGCCGGGGCGGCGGGCGTCGTCCGCGACATCACCGAACGAAAGGAGCGCGAGCGCCGGCTCCGAACGACGAGCGCACGGCTCGAAGCGCTCTTCGAGAACTCGCCGGACATGATCAACGTGCTCGATACCGGTGGGACGATCGTCGACGCGAACCGACGGCTCGCCGAGGAACTGGGCTACGCCGCGGACGAACTGCTCGGCACGAAGATCTGGGAGCACGATCGCCTGGTCGACGCGGACGACGCGGCGACCTTGCTCGAGGGGATGTCGGTCGGCGAGCGACGGAAGTTCGAAGGGGAGTATCAGCGCTGCGACGGGTCGACGTTCCCCGTCGAAGTGCACCTGATTCACATCGACCTCGAGAACGAGAACCGTTTTATCGCGATCAGCCGGGACATCACGGAGCGAAAAGAGCGCGAGCGGGATCTCAGGGAGACGAAACGCCGCCTCGAACTCGCGCTCGAAGGGACGAACACGGGTGTCTGGGAGTGGGATCTCGAGACGGACAGGGTCGACTGGAACGAGACCTACGAGGGGCTGTTGGGGCTCGAGCCGGGGGCGTTCGGCGGCACGTTCGACGCCTTCGAGCAGCGCGTCCATCCCGACGACGTGGCCCGCGTCAGAGAGGAGGTCGGCCGGGCGATCGAGAACGACGAGCTGTTCCAGACGGAGTTTCGGCTCCGACACGAGGACGGGAGCTGGACCTGGGTCGGCTCCCGCGGTCGTGTCGTCCACGACGAGGACGGGAGCGACCGCATGGTTGGCATCAACAACGACATCACCCAACGCAAGGAACAGGAACGCGAACTCGAGCGGACGACCGAACTGCTCGAACAGGCCGAGCGGATCGCCGGCATCGGCGGCTGGGAGTTCGACGTGAGCGCCGACCCCCCCGAGGTGACGCTGACCGATGGGTTGCGTCGGCTCTACAACCTGCCACAGGACGTAGACATCAGCCCGGAACTGGCGTCGTCGTTCCCCCATCCGGACGACGAAGCGCTGGTCCGCGACACCGTCGATGCGGCGCTCGAGGAGGGGAAAAGCTACGAGATCGAACACCGCATGCAGACGGCCGAGGGCGACGAGCGCTGGGTCCGATCGCTCGGCGAACCGGTCTATCGGAACGGTCACGAGGAGCCGGTCGCTGGCACTCGGGACCGACCGCAACCGTCCGACGACATCGTCGGGGTCCGCGGGACGATTCAGGACGTGTCCGACCGCAAGGAGCACGAACTGGCGCTCGAGGCGCTTCACAGCGCCGCGCGCGACCTGCTCGGTACCGAGACCGAACGGGAGGTCGCGGAACTGGTCGTCGACACGGCTGACGACATCCTCGAGGCTTCCGGGATGGCCGTCTATCACCTCGATCCCGCCGTCAACCGGCTCGAGCCCGTCGCAGCTACCGACGCGTTCGCGTCGCTCTGTGACGACGCCCCAGGGATCGCCGTCGGCGACGGCGACTCCGCCCTCTGGAACGCGTACGTGACGGGGGCCGCGACGGTCGTCGACGACCCCGCGTCGGTCGATCGGTCGCGCGTCTTCGGGCCGACCGTCGAGAGCGTCGTCGTCGTTCCGATCGGCGACCACGGCGTCTTCGTCGTCGCGTCGGCGGACGAGCCGATCGACGCCGCGGCCCGGCGACTGATCGAGACGCTCGTCGCGACGACCGAGGCCGCGTTCGACCGCCTCGAGAGCGAGGCCAGCCTCCGCGAGCGGGAGGCGGAACTCGAGGAGCGAAACCGGCGGCTCAACCGCCAGATAGCGATCACCCAGCTCATCAGGCGGATCGATCAGTCGATCATCGGAGCCGACAGCCGCGAGGAGATCGAACGGACCGTCCCCGAGCGGCTGCTCGAGGCCGACGCCGTCACGTTCGCGTGGATCGGCGAACTCGACGCCACCGGGACGCGACTCGAGCCCCGCGCCTGGGCCGGCTCGAGACAGGAGTATCTCGACGATGTCGGCTTGGGCTACGACGCCGCGACCGAACCGGCCGTCCGCACCGCGCGCTCCGACGCGCCGACCGTCGTCTCGAACGTCGTCGAGGGGCTCCAGGACGAGGACTGGCGGCGTCACGCCCTCGATCGGGGCTTCCAGTCGGTCATCAGCGTCCCGCTGTCGTACGCCGAGTACTCCTACGGCGTGCTCACGGTGTACGCCGACGAGCCGGACGCGTTCGAGGACCTCGAGCGGACAGTCGTCACGGAACTCGGCGAGGGGATCGCGAACGCGATCACCGCCGTCAAAACCCGCGAAGCGCTCCACGCGGAGACGCTGCTCGAACTCTCGCTCCGGATCGAGGGGCCGGACGACCTCCTCTCCCGGATCACGTCGATGACGGGGGCCCACGTCGAATACGAAGGGCTCGGTACGCACGCCGGCGACGAGACGCTGCTATTCTTCGAGACCAGCGGCGCGCCGGCCGACGACGTTCGCGCGGCCCTCGAGGAGACCGTCTCGGTGACCGACTACCGGCTCATCGGCGACGCCGACGGCGACTGCCGATTCGAGGCGACCGTCACCGGCGACGTCATCGCGTCGCATCTGGTTCGTCACGGCGGCAGTCCCCGCTCGATGCACGCCGACGAGACCGGGACGGAGGTCACCGTCGACGTCCCTCCGGGGACCGACGTTCGGGAGTTCGTCGACATGCTACAGGAGCGGTACGCGTCCGTCGAACTGCAGGCCCGCAGACACGTCGAGCGGTCGATGCAGACGCGACACGAACTCGTGACCTCGCTGCTCGAGGCGCTGACCGACCGCCAGCGCGA